The proteins below come from a single Odontesthes bonariensis isolate fOdoBon6 chromosome 18, fOdoBon6.hap1, whole genome shotgun sequence genomic window:
- the pum1 gene encoding pumilio homolog 1 isoform X1, which produces MSSVCVLKRKAVLWQDSFSPHHRSTSPSMPVVLSSGGHAPPTGQTPQATPPSQQGVAGAGRSQDDAMVDYFFQRQHGEQPGKHRWPTGDNIHDSQVRSMDELNHDFQALALEGRAMGEQLLTGKKFWEADDSGKDGPKGIFLDQWRDSAWGASDHSVSQPIMVSRRPGQGFHGGGEVGVGSVMSPRSESGGLGVSMVEYVLSSSPADKLDSCLRKGPYGQRDGEVEEDKREKPKTAFEGEKLKELTEGESDVIGDVINPNGLPVQNGLDVDVKEFGRPPGNMTAPGPEGDLLGGPGGVGAEGLATLGGGGGPKPPEDFSGVEQGGVTMDPMESVMEPLQFDYNSQMPMDSAPTVGLFDYANQQQLFQRNNALAVQQLTAAQQQQYALAAAQQPHIGLAPAFVPNPYIISAGPPGTDPYAAGLAAAATLGPAVMPPQYYGVTPWGVYPANLFQQQAAAANNSANQQAANQSQQNQQQVMRAGGNQRPLTPSQGQQGQQNDQLVAAAAVNSALAFGQGLAAGVPGYPVLAPAAYYDQTGALVVNTGARSGPVRLMAPASVIISPSAAQAVAAAAASAGGANGGLGGGANGPFRAMTSQQPQQQGGPGGALGGSSFYGSSSLSSSSQSSSLFSQGSAQPGPGSASLGFSQPTSSSLGATLGATLGGFGTAVANSSGGSGSRRDSLTGNSELYKRTPSSLTPIGHGGFYNGTLGFSPSPGPVGMPLPNQGPSHSLTPPPSLSNHSSSSNLNLGGLTNGSGRFISAAPGAEAKYRSAASSGSSLFSPSSQLFPSSRLRYGMSDVMPSGRSRLLEDFRNNRYPNLQLRDIAGHIMEFSQDQHGSRFIQLKLERASSAERQLVFSEILQAAYQLMVDVFGNYVIQKFFEFGSLDQKLALAERIRGHVLSLALQMYGCRVIQKALEFIPSDQQVISEMVRELDGHVLKCVKDQNGNHVVQKCIECVQPHALHFIIEAFKGQVFALSTHPYGCRVIQRILEHCLPEQTLPILEELHQHTEQLVQDQYGNYVIQHVLEHGRAEDKSKIVAEIRGNVLGLSQHKFASNVVEKCVTHASRAERALLIDEVCSLTEGPHSALYTMMKDQYANYVVQKMIDVAEPTQRKIVMHKIRPHISTLRKYTYGKHILAKLEKYYMKNGVDLGPLCGPPNGIM; this is translated from the exons atgagcagtgtgtgtgtgttgaagagGAAAGCAGTGCTCTGGCAGGATTCATTCAGCCCCCACCATAGAAGTACATCTCCCAGCATGCCTGTGGTGCTGAGCAGCGGAGGACACGCCCCCCCAACTGGACAGACCCCTCAGGCCACACCCCCCAGCCAGCAG GGTGTGGCGGGTGCTGGACGTTCCCAGGACGATGCCATGGTGGACTACTTCTTCCAGCGGCAGCATGGTGAGCAGCCCGGCAAACATCGCTGGCCCACTGGAGACAACATCCACGACAGTCAG gtgcgGTCGATGGACGAGCTGAACCATGACTTTCAGGCTCTGGCGTTGGAGGGACGTGCTATGGGAGAG CAGCTCCTAACTGGTAAGAAGTTCTGGGAGGCTGATGACTCTGGGAAAGATGGACCAAAAGGGATCTTTCTGGATCAGTGGAGAGACAGTGCATGGGGCGCCTCAG ATCACTCGGTGTCTCAGCCGATCATGGTGTCCCGTCGGCCAGGCCAGGGTTTCCATGGTGGAGGTGAAGTAGGGGTGGGCTCGGTGATGTCGCCGCGATCTGAAAGTGGAGGGCTGGGAGTTAGCATGGTGGAGTACGTTCTGTCCTCCTCGCCGGCAGACAAACTGGATTCTTGCCTGCGAAAAGGACCTTAT gggcagagagatggggaggtggaggaagacaagagagagaagCCAAAGACGGCATTTGAGGGagagaaactaaaagagttAACAGAAGGTGAATCTGATGTCATCGGTGATGTCATCAACCCCAATGGGCTGCCTGTACAGAATGGCCTCGACGTTGACGTCAAGGAGTTTGG TCGTCCCCCAGGCAACATGACCGCCCCCGGCCCTGAGGGTGACCTGCTCGGAGGCCCTGGAGGAGTAGGGGCTGAAGGCTTGGCAACCCTCGGAGGTGGCGGAGGTCCCAAACCTCCCGAGGACTTCTCTGGTGTGGAACAAGGTGGAGTTACCATGGACCCAATGGAGTCAGTGATGGAGCCTCTTCAGTTTGACTACAACTCTCAGATGCCCATGGACTCTGCGCCCACTGTGGGCTTATTTGATTACGCTAACCAGCAGCAG ctgtttcagagaaacAATGCCCTAGCCGTGCAGCAGTTAACAGCAGCCCAGCAACAGCAGTACGCACTGGCAGCCGCACAGCAGCCTCACATCG GTTTGGCCCCAGCTTTTGTGCCCAACCCTTACATCATCAGTGCCGGACCACCAGGGACAGACCCCTACGCAGCCGGACTCGCAGCAGCAGCTACACTCG GTCCAGCAGTGATGCCTCCCCAGTACTATGGTGTGACGCCCTGGGGGGTCTATCCAGCCAACCTTTTCCAGCAGCAGGCTGCTGCAGCCAACAATTCAGCCAATCAGCAAGCGGCAAACCAgagccaacagaaccaacagcag GTGATGCGTGCTGGAGGAAACCAGCGTCCTTTGACTCCCAGCCAGGGTCAGCAGGGTCAGCAGAATGACCAGCTggttgcagcagcagcagtaaacTCGGCCCTTGCATTTGGACAGGGGTTAGCAGCAGGTGTCCCTG GGTACCCTGTTTTGGCGCCTGCAGCCTATTATGACCAGACAGGGGCCCTGGTGGTAAACACTGGAGCCAGAAGTGGCCCCGTCCGCCTCATGGCCCCTGCTTCTGTCATAATATCTCCCTCCGCAGCACAAGCAG ttgcagcagcagcagcctctgctGGTGGTGCCAACGGTGGTTTGGGCGGTGGGGCTAATGGTCCGTTCCGCGCCATGACGTCCCAGCAGCCTCAGCAGCAGGGTGGCCCTGGCGGTGCTCTGGGAGGAAGTTCTTTTTACGGATCCTCTTCCCTGAGCTCGTCCTCCCAGAGCTCCTCGCTGTTCTCCCAAGGCTCTGCCCAGCCTGGACCAGGGTCCGCCTCATTGGGCTTCAGCCAGCCCACTTCGTCCTCCCTTGGTGCCACTCTCGGGGCTACGCTGGGAGGCTTTGGCACTGCAG TGGCCAACTCGAGTGGCGGTAGTGGTTCCAGGAGGGACTCCCTGACAGGCAACAGTGAGCTGTACAAGCGCACACCCTCCAGCCTCACCCCCATCGGCCATGGAGGCTTTTATAACGGCACCCTGGGCTTCAGTCCATCCCCTGGCCCTGTGGGCATGCCCCTGCCCAACCAGGGGCCCTCCCACTCCCTCACACCCCCACCATCCCTCTCCAATCACAGCTCCTCCTCCAACCTAAATCTCG gAGGCCTGACCAACGGCAGTGGCCGTTTCATCTCTGCAGCTCCAGGAGCAGAAGCCAAGTACCGTAGCGCCGCCAGCTCAGGCTCCTCCCTCTTTTCACCAAGCAGCCAGCTGTTCCCGTCATCGCGGCTACGCTACGGCATGTCGGATGTGATGCCTTCAGGCAGGAGTCGTCTGCTGGAGGACTTCAGAAACAACCGCTACCCcaatctgcagctcagagacaTCGCTGGCCACATTATGGAGTTCAGCCAAGACCAGCACGGCAGCAG GTTTATCCAGTTGAAATTGGAGCGGGCGAGTTCAGCCGAGCGCCAGCTTGTCTTCAGTGAGATACTGCAGGCTGCCTACCAGCTCATGGTGGACGTCTTTGGAAATTACGTCATCCAGAAGTTCTTTGAG tTCGGCAGTCTGGACCAGAAGTTGGCGCTGGCCGAGAGGATCCGAGGTCATGTGCTGTCGCTGGCCCTGCAGATGTACGGCTGCAGGGTCATTCAGAAAGCTCTGGAGTTCATCCCCTCAGATCAGCAGGTCATT AGTGAAATGGTGCGGGAGCTGGACGGCCATGTGCTGAAGTGTGTGAAGGATCAGAACGGTAACCACGTGGTGCAGAAGTGTATCGAATGTGTCCAGCCTCATGCGTTGCACTTCATCATCGAAGCCTTTAAGGGACAG GTCTTTGCCCTCTCCACTCATCCATATGGCTGCCGAGTCATCCAGCGCATTCTCGAACACTGCCTTCCTGAACAGACTCTGCCTATACTAGAGGAGCTTCATCAGCACACAGAGCAGCTTGTGCAG gacCAGTATGGAAACTACGTGATCCAGCACGTTTTGGAGCACGGGCGAGCTGAGGATAAGAGTAAAATAGTGGCTGAGATAAGAGGCAACGTGCTGGGACTAAGCCAGCACAAGTTTGCCAG CAATGTGGTGGAGAAGTGTGTGACCCACGCGTCTCGGGCAGAACGTGCATTGCTGATCGATGAAGTGTGCAGCCTGACGGAGGGCCCCCACAGTGCCTTATACACAATGATGAAGGACCAGTACGCCAACTACGTGGTGCAGAAGATGATCGACGTGGCCGAGCCCACGCAGCGTAAAATTGTCATGCATAAG
- the pum1 gene encoding pumilio homolog 1 isoform X2, with product MSSVCVLKRKAVLWQDSFSPHHRSTSPSMPVVLSSGGHAPPTGQTPQATPPSQQGVAGAGRSQDDAMVDYFFQRQHGEQPGKHRWPTGDNIHDSQVRSMDELNHDFQALALEGRAMGELLTGKKFWEADDSGKDGPKGIFLDQWRDSAWGASDHSVSQPIMVSRRPGQGFHGGGEVGVGSVMSPRSESGGLGVSMVEYVLSSSPADKLDSCLRKGPYGQRDGEVEEDKREKPKTAFEGEKLKELTEGESDVIGDVINPNGLPVQNGLDVDVKEFGRPPGNMTAPGPEGDLLGGPGGVGAEGLATLGGGGGPKPPEDFSGVEQGGVTMDPMESVMEPLQFDYNSQMPMDSAPTVGLFDYANQQQLFQRNNALAVQQLTAAQQQQYALAAAQQPHIGLAPAFVPNPYIISAGPPGTDPYAAGLAAAATLGPAVMPPQYYGVTPWGVYPANLFQQQAAAANNSANQQAANQSQQNQQQVMRAGGNQRPLTPSQGQQGQQNDQLVAAAAVNSALAFGQGLAAGVPGYPVLAPAAYYDQTGALVVNTGARSGPVRLMAPASVIISPSAAQAVAAAAASAGGANGGLGGGANGPFRAMTSQQPQQQGGPGGALGGSSFYGSSSLSSSSQSSSLFSQGSAQPGPGSASLGFSQPTSSSLGATLGATLGGFGTAVANSSGGSGSRRDSLTGNSELYKRTPSSLTPIGHGGFYNGTLGFSPSPGPVGMPLPNQGPSHSLTPPPSLSNHSSSSNLNLGGLTNGSGRFISAAPGAEAKYRSAASSGSSLFSPSSQLFPSSRLRYGMSDVMPSGRSRLLEDFRNNRYPNLQLRDIAGHIMEFSQDQHGSRFIQLKLERASSAERQLVFSEILQAAYQLMVDVFGNYVIQKFFEFGSLDQKLALAERIRGHVLSLALQMYGCRVIQKALEFIPSDQQVISEMVRELDGHVLKCVKDQNGNHVVQKCIECVQPHALHFIIEAFKGQVFALSTHPYGCRVIQRILEHCLPEQTLPILEELHQHTEQLVQDQYGNYVIQHVLEHGRAEDKSKIVAEIRGNVLGLSQHKFASNVVEKCVTHASRAERALLIDEVCSLTEGPHSALYTMMKDQYANYVVQKMIDVAEPTQRKIVMHKIRPHISTLRKYTYGKHILAKLEKYYMKNGVDLGPLCGPPNGIM from the exons atgagcagtgtgtgtgtgttgaagagGAAAGCAGTGCTCTGGCAGGATTCATTCAGCCCCCACCATAGAAGTACATCTCCCAGCATGCCTGTGGTGCTGAGCAGCGGAGGACACGCCCCCCCAACTGGACAGACCCCTCAGGCCACACCCCCCAGCCAGCAG GGTGTGGCGGGTGCTGGACGTTCCCAGGACGATGCCATGGTGGACTACTTCTTCCAGCGGCAGCATGGTGAGCAGCCCGGCAAACATCGCTGGCCCACTGGAGACAACATCCACGACAGTCAG gtgcgGTCGATGGACGAGCTGAACCATGACTTTCAGGCTCTGGCGTTGGAGGGACGTGCTATGGGAGAG CTCCTAACTGGTAAGAAGTTCTGGGAGGCTGATGACTCTGGGAAAGATGGACCAAAAGGGATCTTTCTGGATCAGTGGAGAGACAGTGCATGGGGCGCCTCAG ATCACTCGGTGTCTCAGCCGATCATGGTGTCCCGTCGGCCAGGCCAGGGTTTCCATGGTGGAGGTGAAGTAGGGGTGGGCTCGGTGATGTCGCCGCGATCTGAAAGTGGAGGGCTGGGAGTTAGCATGGTGGAGTACGTTCTGTCCTCCTCGCCGGCAGACAAACTGGATTCTTGCCTGCGAAAAGGACCTTAT gggcagagagatggggaggtggaggaagacaagagagagaagCCAAAGACGGCATTTGAGGGagagaaactaaaagagttAACAGAAGGTGAATCTGATGTCATCGGTGATGTCATCAACCCCAATGGGCTGCCTGTACAGAATGGCCTCGACGTTGACGTCAAGGAGTTTGG TCGTCCCCCAGGCAACATGACCGCCCCCGGCCCTGAGGGTGACCTGCTCGGAGGCCCTGGAGGAGTAGGGGCTGAAGGCTTGGCAACCCTCGGAGGTGGCGGAGGTCCCAAACCTCCCGAGGACTTCTCTGGTGTGGAACAAGGTGGAGTTACCATGGACCCAATGGAGTCAGTGATGGAGCCTCTTCAGTTTGACTACAACTCTCAGATGCCCATGGACTCTGCGCCCACTGTGGGCTTATTTGATTACGCTAACCAGCAGCAG ctgtttcagagaaacAATGCCCTAGCCGTGCAGCAGTTAACAGCAGCCCAGCAACAGCAGTACGCACTGGCAGCCGCACAGCAGCCTCACATCG GTTTGGCCCCAGCTTTTGTGCCCAACCCTTACATCATCAGTGCCGGACCACCAGGGACAGACCCCTACGCAGCCGGACTCGCAGCAGCAGCTACACTCG GTCCAGCAGTGATGCCTCCCCAGTACTATGGTGTGACGCCCTGGGGGGTCTATCCAGCCAACCTTTTCCAGCAGCAGGCTGCTGCAGCCAACAATTCAGCCAATCAGCAAGCGGCAAACCAgagccaacagaaccaacagcag GTGATGCGTGCTGGAGGAAACCAGCGTCCTTTGACTCCCAGCCAGGGTCAGCAGGGTCAGCAGAATGACCAGCTggttgcagcagcagcagtaaacTCGGCCCTTGCATTTGGACAGGGGTTAGCAGCAGGTGTCCCTG GGTACCCTGTTTTGGCGCCTGCAGCCTATTATGACCAGACAGGGGCCCTGGTGGTAAACACTGGAGCCAGAAGTGGCCCCGTCCGCCTCATGGCCCCTGCTTCTGTCATAATATCTCCCTCCGCAGCACAAGCAG ttgcagcagcagcagcctctgctGGTGGTGCCAACGGTGGTTTGGGCGGTGGGGCTAATGGTCCGTTCCGCGCCATGACGTCCCAGCAGCCTCAGCAGCAGGGTGGCCCTGGCGGTGCTCTGGGAGGAAGTTCTTTTTACGGATCCTCTTCCCTGAGCTCGTCCTCCCAGAGCTCCTCGCTGTTCTCCCAAGGCTCTGCCCAGCCTGGACCAGGGTCCGCCTCATTGGGCTTCAGCCAGCCCACTTCGTCCTCCCTTGGTGCCACTCTCGGGGCTACGCTGGGAGGCTTTGGCACTGCAG TGGCCAACTCGAGTGGCGGTAGTGGTTCCAGGAGGGACTCCCTGACAGGCAACAGTGAGCTGTACAAGCGCACACCCTCCAGCCTCACCCCCATCGGCCATGGAGGCTTTTATAACGGCACCCTGGGCTTCAGTCCATCCCCTGGCCCTGTGGGCATGCCCCTGCCCAACCAGGGGCCCTCCCACTCCCTCACACCCCCACCATCCCTCTCCAATCACAGCTCCTCCTCCAACCTAAATCTCG gAGGCCTGACCAACGGCAGTGGCCGTTTCATCTCTGCAGCTCCAGGAGCAGAAGCCAAGTACCGTAGCGCCGCCAGCTCAGGCTCCTCCCTCTTTTCACCAAGCAGCCAGCTGTTCCCGTCATCGCGGCTACGCTACGGCATGTCGGATGTGATGCCTTCAGGCAGGAGTCGTCTGCTGGAGGACTTCAGAAACAACCGCTACCCcaatctgcagctcagagacaTCGCTGGCCACATTATGGAGTTCAGCCAAGACCAGCACGGCAGCAG GTTTATCCAGTTGAAATTGGAGCGGGCGAGTTCAGCCGAGCGCCAGCTTGTCTTCAGTGAGATACTGCAGGCTGCCTACCAGCTCATGGTGGACGTCTTTGGAAATTACGTCATCCAGAAGTTCTTTGAG tTCGGCAGTCTGGACCAGAAGTTGGCGCTGGCCGAGAGGATCCGAGGTCATGTGCTGTCGCTGGCCCTGCAGATGTACGGCTGCAGGGTCATTCAGAAAGCTCTGGAGTTCATCCCCTCAGATCAGCAGGTCATT AGTGAAATGGTGCGGGAGCTGGACGGCCATGTGCTGAAGTGTGTGAAGGATCAGAACGGTAACCACGTGGTGCAGAAGTGTATCGAATGTGTCCAGCCTCATGCGTTGCACTTCATCATCGAAGCCTTTAAGGGACAG GTCTTTGCCCTCTCCACTCATCCATATGGCTGCCGAGTCATCCAGCGCATTCTCGAACACTGCCTTCCTGAACAGACTCTGCCTATACTAGAGGAGCTTCATCAGCACACAGAGCAGCTTGTGCAG gacCAGTATGGAAACTACGTGATCCAGCACGTTTTGGAGCACGGGCGAGCTGAGGATAAGAGTAAAATAGTGGCTGAGATAAGAGGCAACGTGCTGGGACTAAGCCAGCACAAGTTTGCCAG CAATGTGGTGGAGAAGTGTGTGACCCACGCGTCTCGGGCAGAACGTGCATTGCTGATCGATGAAGTGTGCAGCCTGACGGAGGGCCCCCACAGTGCCTTATACACAATGATGAAGGACCAGTACGCCAACTACGTGGTGCAGAAGATGATCGACGTGGCCGAGCCCACGCAGCGTAAAATTGTCATGCATAAG